Genomic segment of Falco peregrinus isolate bFalPer1 chromosome 5, bFalPer1.pri, whole genome shotgun sequence:
GACTGCCTCCTTTACCTGAAAAGCCAGTTGTGCTTTGCGTTAGTGAAACCTGGGCGGCCGTGTCAAAGGGGCTGTGCACAGCCAAGCAGCTGCACTATCCCCTGTGCCAACAGCATCCTCCGTGCCTTGGGCAGCAGCACGCTGCGCGGTCACAAACCAGAGGTGCTGTATCTGGTAGTGTGCCGTTGGGAAGTGGTAAGTCTCTGACTGATCTTCAAGGACTTTGTAGTCACCCTCCTGGGCACTGGaaggcagaaataaatacagaatgcGGGAATAATGTGAGAAAAGCACCATGTCCTTATGGTGGACCTAGCTGAGCAGAAGCACAGGGTGGAACAGGAGGAAGCCCAGGGGAAAATATctataaaacaaaatgcttctaTGTGATTTTGCAAAGCCCTGCACTAAATCTGAGGTTTTAATATATTACTGATCTATAAAAGGAAACCAAACattgcggggggggggcactgaGGTCGATCAAGACAAAAGAGCCAAGTCTGATGGCTTGGAGACCCTCTACCACTACCcaagcagaggagagggacaaCCTGATGGTAGAGATcagtgtggctgcaggcagagtgCCTCACATGGAGGGAAAACTGAGCCACCCACCCTCTTTGTAGCACTCTGAGTTGCAGACTGGGGTGTGAGTACTGTACCCCACTTACAGAATGGTTATGCTGCGTGCAGGCACATTGAAAAACAGCAGACAGGGTGGGGATGGAGAAAAACAGCCAGTATGAGAGGAAACACAcagaggctttgctgctgcctttgtgtTCCTCGAGGGTTCAGTCCTGGTTTGATCCCGTGCGCAAGTCTCTTGGCACCATCGCCACAGGGTGCTGGAAGACTGGAAGGTGCAGCTGGCGTAGGCAGAGCCCCATAGGGATCTCCTCCCCACAGTCATCCAAAAACCAGGAGATGGTACAGGTCAACAACAACTGGCCTGGAGCAGGGTGATGGGAAGCATCTGTCTCCAGGTACGTGAGTAAGAGGATGGTCCATGGAATGCAGAAGGAGAATTTAAACCTTCCTCAGGTCCGTACGCTCCTGTGAGAGATGATTGCCATGGTTCATGTTGCTGCAAGGGGTGACTGAAGAGATTTAAAGGGCCCCATATGTAACCAGGCTCTCCAAAGCAGAGTGAACTCGGGAGAAgacagctttcctttttcctttttccattccTGTCAGTGCAGCAAGCAGGATAACAGGATCggcttttttccttgcttggaATCACTGTGCCCGGGCAGTGCTGGAAGCAGGTGGAAAGCTCTTCCAGATCCAATTTGGTAACTCCCAGATTGCCAGAAATcattgagagagagagagattatCCAATCCACGTGTGCACTTACGAACTTCTCAGTGGGAATTACCTGGGACACTGGCTGTTAACCCTGACTGGTTCCCCATGAGCAGGCTCTGCCCTAGAGGATGAGGACAGGGAACAGGACCTTGGGTGACTtcctcagctttgctgtgttttttctgtttgtctctAACCCGGTGAGCCAGGCACTTGGTTGGAGATGCTGCAACCTTTGCCCTGGGGCAGAGAGGACAGATTCATCTGGGAGTGGGGGAGTGAGTTTCCGTTTATGGAGCCAAAACATTCCAGTGGGGAAGAGTGCGAGTAAGGAGAGCCAGGGCCCTGCCGACTCATCCAGCCATGTTATCGGGATGCAGTTGGgtacctcagctgctccttgcccAGCTCAGGACACTGAGCCAGGCATCAAGTCCTCTTGCTATGGACTCCTGGCATCAAACAGAGCCATTAAGCACCAGAAAAGGGAACATTGCCCAGGCTGGGATGTGATGAGGCAGTTGATACATCATATGCCTTCATCCCTGGATGGAGCAGGCGGTGCTTTTGAGAAAGAAGAAGTGCATTTCCTCATTGCGTCTGGCAGGATGGCTGGTGCTGCTCATGGTGAACCAAAACTTCAGCACCCACCTCACCCAGGCTTACTGATCCTTGTAGCGGGGCCTGGGGATTTCGTGGCTCATCTCCCTCACTGTACATAACAAAGTTTGCAAACAGGGACAGAGGAGAATTAGTGCAGGGCTCAGATGAGGAGCTGCTGATCAAGCTGGGGTCCCTCAGTAGAGGGTCTTCCAGCTCCCAGACAGGAGCGTGGCAGTTGCCCTGtttcccagcagagcagctgcctgtccctggAGGGCTTGCCAGGAGGGAGCTCACCCTCTTCAGCAGGCAGAGGCGAGAGCAGGGCAGCCTGGCACTGCGGGCTGGGCTGTCTCACCAGCAGGCAACAGCTCCTTGGCTTAAAACTCTTTAGTTCTCTGCAGTGGTGTTGTGGGACTGCTCAGGCCTCCTGAagtgctgccccccccccagcccttgggtctgacagcagctgggcagcacctTTCCTGCGGGGAGTCCGGGCAGGGCTGAGGCAGGGGTGCTGTGTGCTGCCCCTTTGCCAGCCCCTGGTGACAGCCTTGGTcttgcagggaggagagggaaggcaggTCTGGCAGGCTGAGCCAGGCATTGGGCTGAATCGTTGGGTCCATGCCAGAGACCCTGGCTGCCTTCAGCCAATATCATCCCCCCGTTTGCCTGCTAAATAATTGAGCAGATCTTCTATTAAGCCTCCTTTGGAGTGAGCTAATGGAGCAGCGTTGGCCAGAGCTTGTGTAAGGATCCTGGCAAGAGCgagcagcaggggaaggggtGAGGCCTGAGGTGAGGCTGTTGGTCCCCTGCGTGCAAGGGCACGCTGTAATTAGGACAGCATGTAGGTTGGAGCAGGCTTTGTGGAAAGTGAGTGGCCAGCCCAAAGCAGAGGTGAGCTGTCTTGTGCTGGGGCTCGGCTGCCACTCTGCTTCTCGGGCTCCCCCCATGCTCCAGGGACACCATCCCCTTGAAGGCAGGGGAGTGAGGTCAGGCAGCAtgttccccagccctgcctggagctggtgctCTCGTTGTGAGACTGGAGGGTTGAGGTACATGCAAGGAGCCAGCAAATTGGTCTGCAGTGCAACTGTACAAGGAAAGACCTAAGCAGCCTTCAAGGTGCATCTTCCAATAACTTCTGCTGGAAAGATGGAGAAGACAGAGGGAAGAGCACTGTGGTCACGAGGAACATGGTGGTACcagccagcagagcacaggaTGGCTGCCAGAGCACAAGCCAGTGGGACCTGCCAGGAGGAACAGCACTGTGCTGATGCGATGTTGCGGTAATTCTGGCTGGATGTCTGCACTCTCCTCCTTTGCACATTACAGATGGGTGCAGAGGCACAGactggcaggagggaggagacAGGGGGATTCCTTGGGCAGAAGTAACAGGAAGGTGAGGAGGCATGAAGCCAGGTGGAGGGGGCAGGCTAAGCAGACTGTTGTTCAACTGCTAGGTGGTTTTGGGGTCACCTCCACtggaaaaatcacagaagaTCCCAGTCTGTGAGTTCCTAAATTCAGCCTGGCCACCCACCTGCGTGCTCATGCACTGCTGGGACCCTGGGGACTTGGCTGGTCCCCACTGGACATGGTAGTTCTCTGCAGTCCTGTAGGACACTGTAATTACTGATCACTTAACATGTATTGATGAGCAGGCTGTGGTGGAAGGAGGTGCAGGAGTGGGCATTTCATGAACCGCTCAGTCTAAAGGAGTTCTTGCTGCCTTGCTTTAAAAGCTCAGAAGATGAGTGGTACTCAAGTCTTGCAGTGTGTAACGTATTGGTGAGTGTGAGCCAGAGCACGGAGGAATGACTAGCTCAGACCTAGGTTTCAGGGTTTAAAAAAGGAGTCTGGCCTTACTGATATTACAGTTTTTACAAGCTGCCAGCTCCAAATGCTGCATGCTGAGCAGTGGGACTGCCAAGGCTGGGATCTCCCAGCCCCTTGGGGCTGCCGGGTACACgctgggaggcaggagcaggcatCGTGCTGGCCAGCACCAGGCTTTGCTGCTTTGAGCTCCTTGGAAAACTGAACATTGTAAGGAAAGGATCCAGGTCCAACCGTGTACATCGTGAgtccagccctggcaggaggaggacagGAAGGGATGGCATTCAGCACACCCACCTTGTCCTGGCTGAAATGTGAAGTGCCAGGGGAGACAGGAGTCAGCGCTGGAGCCTGGTCCCTGAAGCTAGCGCTTATCCCGCGTGCACAGGCGCGGGTCCCTGTGTGACAGGGATGCCATGCTTTGTGCTGACCCATGACTTTACCCTGTGGAGTCAAGGAGCAGGAGGCCAGTTTGGCAGCAAGCCGGGGCTATAATGGTGCAGATGGCTGCTGAGAGAGGACGATGTATCCCTTGGGGACCATCCATTACATTTCCCAACTCCTGCCTGTCAGGAAGGCTGTGCTCCTGGCTATGTTTTTCCTTGCTGGGATGATTTGCCTTTTAGGCTGCTTAATGAACTGCTTCAACAGTTCAAAATGCCTTGCCTCGCTCACTGGAGCAGCAGTGTGGTGGGGCATCCTTTCCAAGCTTCAGAAAGGtgtgaaacacagcagcaagatTTTCTTGGGTAAAGGCAGTGGGGAGCCCTTGGAGGCAGCACTGATAcaaacctcagatgtgctgtCCCTGGCATGGTACGACTCAGCCTTCCTGCAGGGACAGAAGAATTGCAGCCAGCCTAGAAGAACTCTCCTGGGCTTCTCCAGGCTGATGTGTCCCCAGAGAGGCCCTCAGGAGCTTTTCTTACACTCCAGCTGCCCTGAGTTTTCCCCAAGCTTCAGTCATTAGCCTCAGCTGAGGATGCATGTTTGCAGGACCACTAATGCCTGGGAGGCTTATGTTGGCACCGGGGAGGGCAAAGGTTTGCAAGGAGACCTACAAGGCTGGTGGCAGAAGAGCACTGGGTAGGTAACACCCACTCTGGGTGCTGAGGCCCACAGCAGCACTTTTTTTGAGGAAGATGCAGTGCTTAGATGCAGTGTGCTCTCACACAGGCTTGGCACAGTCTTGGAAGGCATGGGCCGTGCTCAGGGCTCTGCCCTTAGCAGGTTTGGACCTGGGCACACTTGGCCGGGACTCTCATCTTTCCCAGCCATTCAAACCATCCTTCCCATGGGATCCCTGCCCAGGTGCAAAACCAGGGGATGGCATTGCCTCAGCTCCATCCTCAAGGGACAAGGTGCCACTCACCTTTCCATCCAACACCAAAGCAACCCCCAACAGCACCCGAGTGTGGCCAGCTCGGTGTCCTGGGCTCATCAGGAGGTGCTGCACTAACATGAGGTGACAGGGCCGGCAGCAGCAGGCGCGTGGGGAGTGAGGGCACAGGCCGGCAGGGCCTGTCGCTCCGCATCCCATCGCCTTTGCCAGCCGCTGAGCAGCAGCCGCAGGGCGCGTGGCAGCAGGGCACGTATCGCATGAAGCTGTGTGCAAGGTCACTGTCAGGAGGGGCACTGGGAAGCTGCAGTAGTCTCAGGATAGCTGCTCTCCCAAATGCTTTCCCCACCTTGGATGAGTGTGGGGGCTTCTTCTGACAAGTGCTTTGGGCACGGTTGGCTTTTTCCTGGGGAGTTCCTGGCTGAAGAAGTCGAAGGATGGGTGCTAGCGCTGTCTGGATGCTGCAGGGACCTTCCCCTCCCACCAGTCATAGGGCTGCCACAGCTCTTGGGGTGGGTTGCACAGCcgtggggggctgtggggaagcTCTGCAAAGGGTCCTGGTCCCCATTTGTGGTGTCTGGGTTGTGCCTCTGCCAGCAGGGTGGCCCCAGCatcctctgtgctgcaggtgaCAGACACACGTCCTGCTCCGGCTGTGGGTGGGATGATGGTGATGGCAGATTGGGGGACACCCTTATTCCTCTGTGGGTTCAGGCAGGCATTCTGGGTGGACAGAGCTGCTCCCTGTGACAGGGCGATaccaggctgggtgctggggaaaGCAGCGCAGGTGTCCAGTGAGGTAGGGGCTCTGTCCACAGGGGGCACTGGGACTCAGCCAAAGACAGGGCCAGTCAGGTCCCAAGCGGTGTCCCCACAGTGCCTCTCCTGTGCATCTAAAGCCTGCTCATCCCTTTGGGGTCTGGATCTGCCCTTGTGTCAGTTggtgctgctccctccccagctcccaggcgTCCCTTTGGAGGCCTGCCCGCTCAGGGACAAGCCAGTGGATGTTCCTCTCGGGCCAGCCCCAGGTCACCAGCTCCGTCTTGGCACATTTAACCCCCTTGCCAAGACTGCCCTAATGCCGCTTGATGGGAACAGAGGCTGCAAACCTGTGTGAATTGCCTGGCTCCCTGTGCCAGGCCAGCGGGAGTTCAGGGCTCCCTCAGACCCCACTGCTGCGTCTGTGGGGCAGGGTGGCTGCACGCTGCTGCCCTGCAAGGGCAAAGAGACACTCAGTCCAGCGTGAGCTTAAAAAAATAGGCATTTTTATTCCAATGTAACTAGAGAATTATGACCCCAGAGAGGAGAGGATTACTCACATTTATCGATAGGCTTATTAGATTACTGCCTAAATAGCTGTGCTTTAGCAGCGCGTTTGTCCGCCTCAAGGAGAAACAGCAAGGGAAAGTGGTGCATCTGAGACCTTGTCGTCCTTGGTGGCAAGGGGAGCTCTGAGCAATGCAGACCAGGGTGCTGTATCGCATCACCTAATCCTGCCTTGACTATTTACAGCTTCTCAGGAAGCAAAAGCTTGTAACGTTTGCTTGGCTGCATGGCTGGTCAGGCGCCGAGATCCATCCCTCCTGCGTGGCCACGTTTGGTGGGGATGCGTACCCCACCTTGTGATGGggtcctgctcccagccatgGCATGCTGTCAGAGACTGGCACGGGCTGGGAGAGGATGGTGGCATCACCATCCCTAGGGGCCCTGGCATGAGTGAGGACAGTGCCCTTCTTGTCATGGCTATTCCTTGGCCTCAGGGGTCTGTGGCAGTGGCGCCAGGTTGAGTCTCACGTGCCCAAGGACATGGCACACCACTGGCTCCAGTGTCACCATTAGGGAGTCTGGCTGCTTAAATCAAGTGAGGGTTTCTCAGACGTGCTGGGTTCATCAGCATTACCCTTGTGCTAATGAGGCCATTCCCAGGGGCTTACGCAAGGAGCTCTTGCTGGACACAGATCTGCCCCTGGCCCAAAACCCACCAGGAGCTCATGACTGAAGCAGTTGTGGGTCATGCTGATTGCCCTTACGGGTTGCAGTCAAGCTGGGAATTTGGGTTGCCCAATAATCCTGCTTCTAGCAATGATGGAGAACAAACAGCTCTTGGGATGCCCCGgctctgcttccagctctgccccGCTATGACACAATCGGGGTGTCTGAAAAGACGGAGCTGACTGAATCTGAGTCTGACTTGAGCTGCAGGACCTTGGGGTGCTTGGGGTCAGGGAAGTCCTCACCGAGGGCTAGGCGGATCTTGCCATTCTGCGTCTCCCTGATGGGCTCGAGGAAGACCACATGCTTGTTGGAGTTGACCTTTCGGTTTGGCCCATCCGTGGCAGGGGGAGTGGTGCTGAGGATGGAGGACTGGGCGCTGCACTCCTGTGGCGGGCTGAGAGGAGCTGGCTTCttgcagcagctcaggcagcGGCAGGGCGTGAGGTACAAGTATATGAGCACAAGCAGCAGGCTCACAATGCACCCCAGCAGCGTTGTGAGGCCGGTGCTGAAGGTCTCCCCATCTGGCTTGGGGTAGTGAACTGTGACGTTGACTTCACACAGCCTGCTGAAATTGCGGGGGCTGTTGATGGCCAAGCCTACGTAGACCCCTGAGTGCCAGGGCTTGGCCACTGCGATCTTCAGGCTGCCATTGCGGTAGACCTCCAAGGAGCGGTTCCTGTTCCCCGGGTGTTTGATGGGCTCGTGGTGAGGGGAGATCCACATGTaggtggtggctgtggctggcaggCTGGTATTGCAGGTGAGCAGGACGGTCTGGCCCACCATCACGGGGAAGGGCAAGGGGTGCACATCTTCAGGGCCCGCTGAGCAGTTCTCAAACATGTGGCTGTATTTGAGGAACTTGATCAGGGACCGGGGCACATTGTCAGACACCTTGCAGGTGTGTTCCTCAAAGAAATCCTTCACAGAGCTGAAACCTCGCTGCTTCCAGCGCTGGAGCATCAGGTAGAGCGGGCAGCTGCACCTGATGGGGTTGTTGTGCAGGTACAAGCCATTCCTGACATTTTCGGGCAGAGCCGCCAGCTCCTCCACAGGGATGCTGCTCAGGCTGTTGGAGGAGAGGTCCAGCGTGCGGAGGCTGTAGTTGCCCAGCCCATGCACCGAGTGGAAGGGGAAGGTGGTCAGGTTGTTCCAGCTCAGGTAGACTTTCCGCAGGCCGCTCAGCTTGGTGAAGGCATTTTCATCCACTCTCTTAATGTGGTTATTGtagagcagcagctcctccaagCTCACCAGCGTGTCGAAGTAGTGTGTCTCGATGGCACGCAGGTGGTTGGAGGACATGTCAAGGTGCCGCAGGTAGGAGGCATTGTGGAAAGCCTGTGGAGAAAGGTCCTTAATCTGGTTGTGGCTGATGTAGAGGGCCTCGAGGTGCGGGAGGGCAGCCAGCCAGCGGTCGTGGAGCTGGGTGAGGGCGTTGTGGCTGAGGTCCAGCGTGGTGGCGGTGGGTGGCAGCACCCGGGGCACATGCTGCAGCATCTGCcggctgcagctcagcaggtCGGAGGTGCAGATGCAGgcctgggggcagctgtggggcGGCGGGGAGGTGCGGGGCGCACAGCCGTGgctgcacagctggagcagcagcagcagcttcgCCACCCGCAGCCAGAGCGGGTCT
This window contains:
- the AMIGO3 gene encoding amphoterin-induced protein 3 is translated as MSPPVPADPLWLRVAKLLLLLQLCSHGCAPRTSPPPHSCPQACICTSDLLSCSRQMLQHVPRVLPPTATTLDLSHNALTQLHDRWLAALPHLEALYISHNQIKDLSPQAFHNASYLRHLDMSSNHLRAIETHYFDTLVSLEELLLYNNHIKRVDENAFTKLSGLRKVYLSWNNLTTFPFHSVHGLGNYSLRTLDLSSNSLSSIPVEELAALPENVRNGLYLHNNPIRCSCPLYLMLQRWKQRGFSSVKDFFEEHTCKVSDNVPRSLIKFLKYSHMFENCSAGPEDVHPLPFPVMVGQTVLLTCNTSLPATATTYMWISPHHEPIKHPGNRNRSLEVYRNGSLKIAVAKPWHSGVYVGLAINSPRNFSRLCEVNVTVHYPKPDGETFSTGLTTLLGCIVSLLLVLIYLYLTPCRCLSCCKKPAPLSPPQECSAQSSILSTTPPATDGPNRKVNSNKHVVFLEPIRETQNGKIRLALGEDFPDPKHPKVLQLKSDSDSVSSVFSDTPIVS